ACAGCTCGCCTGCGCTGGATTGAACTGGGTCATGCCCGCAGCCATGACATTGAAACGCTGGTGAATCAGGACAATATTCAACCGTGGGACATCATGGAAAGTTATCTGGATACGGATCCGGGCAAACCGGCCGATCTGACAAGTTATATACCGATTGTGCTCAACAAGAAAAAGGCCTGGGTCAAACTCAAACCGGGGCAAGAAAAAGCGGCTGCCTTTCTGGAAACCCACCGCTATGCAACAATGCGTGGTGGCAGCTTGGGTTTTACCAAAATGGAAGGCACGACGGTCAACATCCGGGATAAAGTTGCTTACTCGGCACTCGCCAACATTCAGGACTGTATGGTGCAAGGCGACCCTTCCTGGCAGAAAGAACTGAACATTTCATTTAGCCGCCCGATCAAGGCCGGAGGCATTCTGGCACATGATCTGGCAGGAGGACAACGGACTACGGATAATCAACCGATTCACAGTGAATGGGTGCCCTACCAGTCCAAAGTCCTGCTGTTAGGTGAAGACATCGGCAAAGATGCACTAGGCAACACCGCCCATCCGGATAAGATCGCCAGTCCTGATAACCTGAAATTTTCGGAAACACTGCGCACCCTGTTTATTGGTGAAGACAGTGGCCAGCACACCAACAATTTTCTCTGGGCTTATCAGGTCGATACCGGTTCCCTGACACGCATTCTCTCGACCCCGGCAGGTGCGGAGTCGACCGGTTTACACGCGGTTGATTCCATCCATGGCTGGACTTACATCATGAGCAATTTCCAGCACCCGGGTGACAATGACAAGCTGCCTGCGGAGTTAAAAGCCCAGGTCTTGGCCAACTATAATCAAGGCTATAGTGCCAGTGTCGGCTATTTGACCGCTGACCGGATCATGCCTTCAGTTGAAAAGAAAAACTAACCTTTTTCAGGCAAATGCCGGTGTCCGCATCGGCATGGTGCTATTTACTGCAAAGTAATCTGTTGCTGCCGGATCATGCCATGCTGCTCGCCCTGTTGAGCTTTTTCCAGCCAGATCCATTGCTGCGGTGTCATCCGTAAAAAGTTGGAGCAGCGCGTACCATAATCCGCACTCTGAATAAACGTGGAAGACAGCAACTGTTCTTTTTCAAGACTCAAACCGGTATGGGGTAATTGTTGCAAGGGGACTTTGCGTTCATCTTCCAGCAGATCCCAAACTGCAGCCTGCAGTTCGCTTTCCGCCAACTGAGGTAACTGCAACATCGGTAAAAACTCCTGAGTAAAGCGTTTACGCAAATGCTGGGTTTTCACCCAAGGTTCCTGCAGCAAACCATTGGAAATGACATACACGCCATTGGCCAAGACCTGCGGTGCTTCACCACGGTTGCTCATATACACGGCGTGTTGCCGGTCACCCATGATCAGGTTAAAGCCGGCGTAATTTCGCTGCTGTTTTGCCAGTTGTTGTGCAAAGCGAATCGGAGCTTGCTTTGATTCTAAAAAAGCCTGCACCAGATGACCCCGCGAGGTGGGATACTGTTGCTGATCTGTGCCATCACGGAAATTGGTAATCACCGCCCAGCGCCCTGTTGCCGTCACGCCCATCCACGTGCCACCAGACTGCAAATCCTGACCCGCCACAATCGGACTGTCCGGCCAAGGATGTAAGGGAGCTGTGGGGCGTTGATAGAATTCATCACGATTGGAAATCAGGCATAACGGAACCTGCTCTAATACCTGCCAGGCCAGCGCGACAATACACATAAAGCACTCTCTTGATCTTTACACATTGAATGTACAACATTTTTCATGGCATTCCGCTAAAATCTGTACAAAACATATGACGAGGAGCAGGAATGCTGACCTATCCCCACATCGACCCTGTCGCGATCTCACTCGGTCCGTTAAACGTCCACTGGTACGGGCTGATGTATTTACTGGCGTTCCTTTTTGCCTGGGGACTCGCTACCTACCGTGCCAAGCAGCGCACCGGGTGGAATGCCGACATGGTCTCTGATCTGATCTTTTATGGTGCTTTAGGCGTAGTCGTTGGTGGCCGGGTCGGCTACGTTTTTTTCTACGGTTTCGAGCAATTCCTGGCTAATCCACTTTGGCTGTTTCAGGTTTGGACCGGTGGCATGAGTTTCCACGGCGGTTTCATCGGGGTCATGCTGGCGATGCTGCTGTGGTGCCGTAAATATCAGAAAACCTGGTTCCAGACCCTGGACTTTATTGCCCCGTGCGTACCCACCGGTCTGATGTTTGGCCGCATTGGCAATTTTATTGGTGGTGAATTATGGGGCCGTCCGGTGACCAATCCAGATTATCCTTTTGCCATGGTCTTTCCGCATGTCGACAATCTGGCACGTCATCCGTCACAGCTTTATCAGGCACTCGGCGAAGGGTTGATCCTGTTTATCGTGCTCTGGTGGTTTAGCTCCAAGCCACGTCCACGTATGGCCGTTTCAGCGCTGTTCCTGATCGGTTACGGGATTGCCCGTTTTGTAGTGGAATTCTTCCGCGAACCGGACAATGGTCAGCTGTTTATTGCCTGGATGAGTAAGGGGCAGTTCCTGACTTTGCCAATGATTCTGATCGGCATCTGGATGATGTGGTACGCTTACCAGAAGAAAGTTTATGATTGGGGACCAACGGCATCCCGTTAATTTGAAGAGGAGCCTCGGCTCCTCTTTTTTATGCTAAAGTCTTTCTATTCTTGGCCATCAGACCGACCTCCCATGCTCGAATTTTGGTTTTCGCCCCAAATCTCAACATTCAAAAAGCTGTTGATTGCTACTGGCATTTTACTGCTGAGTATTGTGCTGTATCTGCGCTTTCCCATCGCACCGGTCACAGTCCTGATGTTTTTGGCCACCGGCCTGCTTTTTGTCATCTGCCGCTTTATCAAAGTGCAATTTACCCAACATCAACCGTTGGGGCTACTGGCACGTCTACTCACCTGGATTCCACTGGCGGCGCTATTTGCCGTGATTTTTAGCCAGCAGCAACAACGCGACCTGCTGCTTTTTGGCATTCAGGGTGTCGGCTTTATGGCACTGGGTATTTTTCTGTTTTCTCCCCAATATCTGTTTCTGCCAGCGAGAGACTCTTCCTCCGATTCAGAATCGAAGTAACGGTTATGCTGCATTTTTGGTATTCAGAACGCTGTACACGACCAATTAAGCTGTTGATCTGTATTGTCACTGTTGCGGTGACCTTATATTTTTCAGAAATGACCAAACTTTCAACCAGTTTGACTTTGCTGAGTCTTCTGTTAGGCATGGTGATCCACGGGCTTTATTCGCTCTTGCTGAAGCTTCCACAACCAAATAGCGCCTGGTCACAAAGTTTTAAAATTTTACTCGATCTGACCTTTTTGATGGGGTGGGCAGTGCTATTGCTACAGTTACCGACTGAACAGCAACTGGCTCAAGCCGTACAATTATTTGGCTTTAGTTTGACTGGTTTTTATATCGTGTCAATCTATGCAAATCGCACCCCTCGGTACTAAAACCTTCCCGACCGGCTTTATCTTGCGATTCATATTTTCTTTCCGCAGACAAGACGAAACGGGTATGATACAAAGCAATTTAAAGATTTAAATACAGCGCTCACCTAGGAACTTTTTCAGCTCCCTTCAAGTGGAAAAAACCAATGAGCGCTCAGGATTGTTATGCGCGCATATTTAGATTTACTCCAGCACATCCTCGACAATGGTGGCGACAAAGGCGATCGTACCGGGACGGGAACCCGTTCTGTTTTTGGTCATCAAATGCGTTTTGACCTATCCAAAGGCTTTCCGTTACTCACCACCAAAAAAGTTCATTTCCGTTCCATTGTGATTGAACTGCTCTGGTTCCTGAAAGGTGATACCAACGTTCAATATTTGCAGGACCATAAAGTCACGATCTGGGATGAATGGGCAACTGCCGAACAGACCGCCCGTTTTGGCCGTCCTGAAGGCGAATTGGGCCCGGTTTACGGTCATCAGTGGCGTAACTTTGGTGCCACAAAAAATAGCGAGGGTTCATATAATCAGGATGGCTTTGATCAGATTAAATGGTTAGTCAACGAGATTAAAACCAATCCGAACTCGCGCCGCCTGATTGTTTCTGGTTGGAATCCGAATGAAGCGGGCCAAGTCGCACTGCCGCCTTGTCATACCCTTTTCCAGTTTTTTGTACAAAATGGCAAGTTGTCCTGCCAACTGTATCAGCGCAGTGCCGATGTTTTTTTGGGTGTGCCGTTCAATATTGCCAGCTATGCCCTGCTTACGCATATGATTGCACAGGTCTGTGAGCTGGACGTTGGGGATTTTATCTGGACCGGCGGCGACACTCACTTATATGCCAACCATTTTGCACAGGCCAAAGAGCAGTTGTCACGTGAGCCTTTGCCACTCTGTCAGCTCAAACTCAATCCTGCAGTAAAAGACCTGTTTGAATTTAAATTTGAAGATATCGAAATCGTGGATTATCAGTCCCATCCCGCAATCAAGGCACCGGTGGCCGTATGAGTTATCAAGATTTAGAAGTCGTGCATGTCGTTGCACTCGATCAGCAGCGTTGCATTGGCAAAGGCAATGATTTACCTTGGCATATTTCAGCCGATTTAAAACATTTTAAAGCCATTACCCAAGGTGGTGTGGTGGTGATGGGCCGTAAAACGCTGGAATCGATGGGACGCGCCTTGCCGAACCGGGTGAACTGGGTCATTACCCGTGATCGAAACTGGTCTTTTCCGGGCGTTAAGGTGGCATATAGTATTGAAGCAGCTTTGCAACAAGCCGTTGCAGATGTCAAAGCCAGCGAAAAACCAGACACTCTGTTTATTATCGGTGGCGGTGAAATTTTCAAGCAAACACTGGAGATTGCAGACCGTCTAGAATTGACCCAT
This portion of the Acinetobacter sp. GSS19 genome encodes:
- the thyA gene encoding thymidylate synthase, producing MRAYLDLLQHILDNGGDKGDRTGTGTRSVFGHQMRFDLSKGFPLLTTKKVHFRSIVIELLWFLKGDTNVQYLQDHKVTIWDEWATAEQTARFGRPEGELGPVYGHQWRNFGATKNSEGSYNQDGFDQIKWLVNEIKTNPNSRRLIVSGWNPNEAGQVALPPCHTLFQFFVQNGKLSCQLYQRSADVFLGVPFNIASYALLTHMIAQVCELDVGDFIWTGGDTHLYANHFAQAKEQLSREPLPLCQLKLNPAVKDLFEFKFEDIEIVDYQSHPAIKAPVAV
- a CDS encoding NRDE family protein; the protein is MCIVALAWQVLEQVPLCLISNRDEFYQRPTAPLHPWPDSPIVAGQDLQSGGTWMGVTATGRWAVITNFRDGTDQQQYPTSRGHLVQAFLESKQAPIRFAQQLAKQQRNYAGFNLIMGDRQHAVYMSNRGEAPQVLANGVYVISNGLLQEPWVKTQHLRKRFTQEFLPMLQLPQLAESELQAAVWDLLEDERKVPLQQLPHTGLSLEKEQLLSSTFIQSADYGTRCSNFLRMTPQQWIWLEKAQQGEQHGMIRQQQITLQ
- a CDS encoding dihydrofolate reductase, with product MSYQDLEVVHVVALDQQRCIGKGNDLPWHISADLKHFKAITQGGVVVMGRKTLESMGRALPNRVNWVITRDRNWSFPGVKVAYSIEAALQQAVADVKASEKPDTLFIIGGGEIFKQTLEIADRLELTHVELDVQGDAYYPEIPAEFEQVSSEKHVDENNGIHFEFARYEKRTSD
- the lgt gene encoding prolipoprotein diacylglyceryl transferase, with the protein product MLTYPHIDPVAISLGPLNVHWYGLMYLLAFLFAWGLATYRAKQRTGWNADMVSDLIFYGALGVVVGGRVGYVFFYGFEQFLANPLWLFQVWTGGMSFHGGFIGVMLAMLLWCRKYQKTWFQTLDFIAPCVPTGLMFGRIGNFIGGELWGRPVTNPDYPFAMVFPHVDNLARHPSQLYQALGEGLILFIVLWWFSSKPRPRMAVSALFLIGYGIARFVVEFFREPDNGQLFIAWMSKGQFLTLPMILIGIWMMWYAYQKKVYDWGPTASR